One part of the Sciurus carolinensis chromosome 4, mSciCar1.2, whole genome shotgun sequence genome encodes these proteins:
- the LOC124983133 gene encoding holocytochrome c-type synthase, with protein sequence MGLSASTPAVPVQTSEASDHQAASPPSGCPMHEGKMKGCPMSAESSAQTCESKTYSVPAHQDRAYEYVECPVTGAAAKNKENLDPSNLMPPPNQTPAPDQPFPLSTVREESSIPRADSEKKWVYPSEQMFWNAMLRKGWKWKDEDISQKDMYNIIRIHNQNNEQAWKEILKWEALHAAECPCGPSLIRFGGKAKEYSPRARIRSWMGYELPFDRHDWIINRCGTEVRYVIDYYDGGEVNKDYQFTILDVRPALDSLSAVWDRMKVAWWRWTS encoded by the coding sequence ATGGGTTTGTCAGCCTCTACTCCTGCTGTTCCAGTTCAGACCTCAGAAGCTTCAGATCATCAGGCAGCATCACCACCTTCAGGATGCCCAATGCATGAAGGGAAAATGAAAGGCTGTCCAATGAGTGCAGAATCCTCTGCTCAAACCTGTGAGAGCAAAACATACTCTGTGCCTGCCCACCAAGATCGTGCATATGAGTATGTGGAGTGTCCTGTTACAGGCGCTGCTGCTAAGAATAAGGAGAACCTGGATCCTTCAAATCTGATGCCACCACCTAATCAAACACCAGCTCCAGATCAGCCCTTTCCTTTGTCTACTGTCAGAGAGGAGTCATCCATTCCACGAGCAGATTCAGAGAAAAAGTGGGTTTATCCTTCTGAACAGATGTTCTGGAATGCAATGTTGAGGAAAGGGTGGAAGTGGAAGGATGAGGATATTAGTCAGAAAGATATGTATAATATCATTAGAATTCACAATCAGAACAATGAACAGGCTTGGAAGGAGATTTTGAAGTGGGAAGCTCTTCATGCTGCGGAGTGTCCCTGTGGTCCATCATTGATCCGATTTGGAGGGAAAGCAAAAGAGTATTCACCAAGGGCAAGAATTCGTTCCTGGATGGGGTATGAGTTGCCCTTCGACAGGCATGATTGGATCATCAACCGCTGTGGCACGGAAGTTAGATATGTGATAGATTACTACGATGGTGGCGAAGTCAACAAGGACTACCAGTTCACCATCCTGGATGTCCGCCCTGCCTTGGATTCGCTCTCAGCAGTATGGGACAGAATGAAAGTTGCTTGGTGGCGCTGGACATCATAA